The following are from one region of the Paenibacillus sp. KS-LC4 genome:
- the gyrA gene encoding DNA gyrase subunit A, which produces MAEEQYSQIKDRDIGTEMRDSFMDYAMSIIVSRALPDVRDGLKPVHRRILYAMSELGMSPDKPHKKSARIVGEVIGKYHPHGDSAVYESMVRMAQDFSMRYMMVDGHGNFGSVDGDMAAAMRYTEARLSKIAMELLRDLNKETVNFIPNYDGEEKEPAVLPARFPNLLVNGVTGIAVGMATNIPPHNLGEVIDGVQALIANPDITPLELIDYVKGPDFPTAGIVMGLSGIRQAYLTGRGTVTMRARATIEENGNKARIIVYELPYQVNKARLVEKIAELVREKKIDGITDLRDESDRNGMRVVIELRRDVNPSVVLNNLYKQTQMQSNFGINMLALVNGEPKTLNLREVLYHYLQHQIEVIRRRTEYDLKKAEARAHILEGYRIALDHLDEVIALIRGSQTAEIAREGLISRFDLSHEQAQAILDMRLQRLTGLERDKIEAEYTELLQKIAEFKAILADEQLVLAIISTELNEIRDRFSDDRRTEITASDEEILDEDLIPREDVIISITHSGYIKRLPVTTYRSQKRGGKGVVGMDTKDNDFVEHLFVSNTHHYLLFFTNKGKVYKLKAYEIPDLSRTARGTPIINLIQIEQGETINAVIPVQDFDPNHYLFFATRQGVVKKTPLDDYINIRKVGLIAISLREDDDLIGVKLTDGQQEIVMGTAEGMSIRFSENDVRSMGRSATGVKGIQLDDSDAVIDMDIVMNDNDVLIVTSKGYGKRTPMSEYRIQNRGGKGIKTLNVTDKNGPIVSLKVVVNDEDLMIMTASGTLIRTSMEGISTMGRNTQGVKLINTRDEDTVATVTRIARSEEVSDDLEEGEATEFDAVQPTDSEENE; this is translated from the coding sequence ATGGCGGAAGAACAATATTCGCAGATTAAAGACCGTGATATTGGCACGGAAATGCGCGATTCCTTTATGGACTATGCGATGAGTATTATCGTTAGTCGCGCATTGCCTGATGTAAGGGATGGACTCAAGCCTGTTCATCGCCGGATTTTATACGCAATGTCGGAGCTTGGGATGTCACCGGACAAGCCTCACAAAAAATCCGCAAGGATTGTAGGCGAAGTTATCGGTAAGTATCATCCTCATGGTGATTCGGCTGTGTATGAGTCCATGGTGCGTATGGCACAGGATTTCTCAATGAGGTACATGATGGTAGATGGACATGGCAACTTCGGTTCGGTCGATGGCGACATGGCAGCAGCTATGCGTTACACGGAAGCCCGTCTATCGAAGATTGCAATGGAACTGCTGCGTGACCTTAACAAGGAAACCGTGAATTTCATTCCGAACTATGACGGTGAAGAGAAGGAGCCTGCGGTATTGCCGGCGCGTTTTCCTAACTTGCTAGTCAATGGTGTAACAGGGATAGCTGTAGGTATGGCCACGAATATTCCTCCGCACAATTTGGGGGAAGTTATTGACGGTGTACAGGCGCTTATTGCTAATCCTGACATTACTCCGCTGGAATTAATCGATTATGTTAAAGGTCCCGATTTCCCAACAGCAGGTATTGTTATGGGGCTAAGCGGCATTCGCCAAGCTTATTTGACAGGCCGTGGAACGGTGACCATGCGGGCGCGCGCGACAATTGAAGAGAATGGCAACAAGGCGCGTATTATCGTGTATGAGCTGCCTTATCAAGTAAATAAAGCCCGTCTCGTTGAGAAAATTGCTGAGCTCGTTCGGGAGAAGAAGATTGACGGCATTACAGATTTGCGTGATGAGTCTGATCGTAATGGTATGCGGGTCGTGATCGAGCTTCGCCGTGATGTCAATCCTAGCGTTGTGCTCAACAACTTGTATAAACAGACGCAAATGCAGTCTAACTTCGGCATCAATATGCTAGCTCTTGTGAATGGCGAGCCGAAGACGTTGAATTTGCGCGAAGTGCTCTATCATTACCTACAGCATCAAATCGAGGTTATTCGTCGTCGTACGGAATACGATTTGAAGAAGGCCGAAGCTCGTGCTCATATTTTAGAGGGCTACCGAATTGCGCTGGATCATCTGGATGAGGTTATTGCGTTAATCCGCGGTTCCCAAACAGCAGAAATAGCACGTGAAGGCTTGATCTCCCGATTTGACCTGAGCCATGAGCAGGCGCAGGCGATTCTCGATATGCGTTTGCAGCGCCTGACAGGTCTGGAACGCGATAAGATTGAAGCAGAATATACAGAGCTTCTTCAAAAAATTGCTGAGTTTAAAGCGATTCTTGCTGATGAGCAGCTTGTACTAGCTATTATTAGCACAGAGCTCAATGAGATTAGAGATCGTTTTAGCGATGATCGTCGTACGGAAATTACTGCTAGTGATGAGGAAATACTGGATGAGGATTTAATTCCTCGCGAGGATGTTATTATTTCCATTACGCACAGCGGTTACATTAAGCGTTTGCCAGTTACGACTTATCGGAGCCAGAAGCGGGGCGGCAAAGGTGTCGTAGGTATGGATACGAAGGACAATGACTTCGTTGAGCATCTTTTTGTATCCAATACACATCATTACCTGCTCTTCTTTACGAATAAGGGCAAGGTGTACAAGCTGAAAGCTTACGAGATTCCTGATCTCAGCCGGACAGCACGCGGTACGCCGATTATTAACTTGATTCAAATCGAGCAGGGCGAGACGATTAATGCGGTTATTCCTGTACAGGATTTTGATCCAAATCACTATCTGTTCTTCGCAACCCGTCAAGGTGTCGTGAAGAAAACGCCTCTCGATGACTATATCAACATTCGCAAGGTCGGTCTCATTGCTATCTCACTGCGTGAAGACGATGATCTGATTGGCGTTAAGCTGACAGACGGTCAACAGGAGATTGTTATGGGAACGGCAGAGGGCATGTCGATTCGTTTCTCTGAAAATGACGTGCGCTCTATGGGCCGATCCGCCACAGGCGTGAAGGGTATTCAGCTTGATGATAGTGATGCTGTTATTGATATGGATATCGTCATGAATGATAATGATGTGCTGATCGTTACGTCCAAGGGCTATGGCAAACGGACGCCAATGAGCGAATATCGCATTCAAAACCGCGGTGGTAAAGGGATTAAGACACTTAACGTTACGGATAAGAACGGTCCAATCGTCAGCCTGAAGGTCGTTGTTAATGATGAGGATTTAATGATTATGACCGCATCAGGCACACTCATTCGTACGAGCATGGAAGGTATCTCTACAATGGGCCGCAATACGCAGGGTGTTAAATTAATTAATACCCGTGATGAGGATACAGTTGCAACGGTTACTCGTATTGCTCGCAGTGAGGAAGTAAGCGATGACCTGGAAGAAGGCGAAGCGACTGAATTTGATGCCGTACAGCCTACAGACAGCGAAGAGAACGAATAG
- a CDS encoding YheC/YheD family protein, with protein MSIQRVTSKWAKTQVLLRSEHLREYMPATELFSKESLRTMLAQYSMVYVKPVNGTFGKGVIRVEQYAAPGRGFRYQIETSIRTFATFDQLYNSLYRYQVGKRYLVQRGIFLLRHQKRRFDIRVMVQKNPQGSWEATGIIGRLAHPAKIVTNYHSGGTPMPFEQLMNGHLSATEQQAYRQRLNKLSLSIVHQLQQAYPRIKEIGVDIAVDTRLRPWILEVNTCPDPFIFRKLPDKSVFRKIYRYAVAYGRYKRK; from the coding sequence TTGTCTATACAACGCGTTACTAGCAAATGGGCTAAGACGCAGGTGCTCCTGCGCTCAGAGCATTTGCGCGAGTACATGCCCGCTACCGAGCTGTTCAGCAAAGAAAGTCTGCGCACTATGCTTGCCCAATACAGCATGGTTTATGTCAAACCCGTCAATGGCACCTTTGGAAAAGGGGTCATTCGGGTCGAGCAATATGCCGCTCCAGGCCGAGGCTTCCGATACCAAATTGAAACCAGCATCCGTACGTTCGCTACCTTCGACCAGTTATATAACAGCCTTTATCGCTATCAGGTAGGCAAGCGCTACCTCGTCCAAAGAGGAATTTTCCTGCTACGCCATCAGAAGCGGCGCTTTGATATCCGCGTGATGGTACAGAAAAATCCGCAAGGCAGCTGGGAGGCAACGGGCATCATCGGCCGTCTCGCCCATCCTGCAAAAATCGTCACCAACTACCATAGCGGCGGCACACCAATGCCTTTCGAACAGCTGATGAATGGTCATCTGTCTGCAACTGAGCAGCAAGCGTACAGACAGCGTTTGAACAAGCTAAGCCTATCCATCGTTCATCAGTTGCAGCAGGCCTATCCGCGCATTAAAGAAATCGGTGTCGATATTGCCGTCGATACAAGGCTGCGTCCATGGATATTAGAGGTCAATACATGCCCTGATCCGTTTATTTTCCGCAAGCTTCCCGACAAATCCGTGTTTCGGAAAATATATCGTTACGCCGTTGCCTATGGCCGGTATAAAAGAAAATAG